The Armatimonadota bacterium genome includes a region encoding these proteins:
- a CDS encoding RHS repeat protein produces MHEKSIPRSRTPEGLPDYGDPLVAQRQHPHRPSPDPVTGNLVIDPEIRLKALGFDIDISFYYSSQNDKDDVCGRGRWSNAFQQIVSYPKGAVLTRGDLASYVYSIIGTSGNTTTFLGLNEQCRTSLSYDTAADKYTEYYSNGMRMLYAVAGSDPTKYSVESAIDPVGNKHSYSYDANGNLESIEVPGGRLLTFAYVSSSPTSLLQSATDWAGRTWSFTYDANRNLVSLTVPTGCETGYAYTNVSTGHASFATVLYSVTDPRGFLTSYAYDSDLQVVGMYLGAGAVWNYAYDRPNSRTVVTSPTGGLTTYNYGPTTGQVSVVETPDGVVESLTYDANGYLASSRKQLGVATSWTYDRFGLVQTETDALGKVKTFEYDQWLNLTKVTDALGNVWTFVYTDGVTSASARRLFASVDPLDNRTTNSYTAEGLLQTTKDPRGLVTTFAYDAFGNLASVTYRDGGVVTNSYDTLGRLTMQADQLNRVTTFAYDAADNLVGRTGPYDGAGSPGAATPVWTYVFDQCLMTAEVDPLGNRTSYTFGRYSNKTTVKDALGNVTSFGFDPMGYVVSVTDALLNVTTYEYDIAKRLTTLTDQLEFTTTYAYDLAGRQTTVTDARGHSVYTQFDGRNNVTTVTDALGKKTTFGYDDLGRQVQVTDPLGNVSSTVFDAAGRVKASVDPMGGRTTYSFDKAGNVVTVIDANQKVTTNTFSGTSNRLVSVTDANGNTTGYQYDLAGQQTTIIDPAGGTIVTSYTVEGWRRSIQNEIGKATTTSYDKKGRPVTVINARSRIKTITYDALDRVVSLQYQSGDVATMAYDVLGRRTTLQDWVGVTTYVFSKRGELTDETQVGNRIQRMFDAVGNRTTLIDPDGGSFAYAYDANDRLVSLTDPGAGTTTIAYDDAGSRIGMKLPNGSRRQYQYDKSGRLTTQVELDAGGTPIMTMVDSYDNVGNRTRRDKDSVVTSWSYDDGYRLTGQQTNGAWATFAYDTRGNIKVKHHQGTNPMSFTLDAANRLVTMLQGTTKTTYAYDDNGNLVHENAPFNAYSFVYDDEDRLLVENSLSASPSLSTYAYNADGLRQTAVPAAVSPVKTTFVWDGTDYLGEY; encoded by the coding sequence TAAGCTATCCGAAAGGCGCCGTCCTGACCCGCGGAGACCTCGCGTCGTACGTCTATTCGATCATCGGCACGAGCGGGAACACGACTACGTTCCTGGGCTTGAACGAACAGTGCAGGACGAGCCTTTCGTACGACACGGCCGCGGACAAGTACACGGAGTACTACTCCAACGGCATGCGGATGTTGTACGCCGTGGCAGGATCCGATCCGACGAAGTACAGCGTCGAAAGCGCGATCGACCCTGTTGGGAACAAGCATTCGTACAGCTACGACGCCAACGGAAACCTGGAATCGATCGAGGTTCCGGGCGGTCGGTTGCTTACGTTCGCGTACGTCTCCAGTTCCCCGACGTCGCTCCTGCAGAGCGCGACGGACTGGGCCGGCCGGACTTGGTCGTTCACGTACGACGCGAACCGGAACCTCGTTTCGCTGACGGTTCCGACCGGATGTGAGACGGGGTACGCGTACACGAACGTCTCGACCGGTCATGCGTCCTTTGCGACCGTCCTGTACAGCGTCACGGACCCGCGAGGCTTCTTGACGTCGTACGCCTACGACTCCGACCTCCAGGTCGTGGGCATGTACCTCGGAGCTGGCGCAGTTTGGAACTATGCCTACGACCGGCCGAACAGCCGGACCGTAGTCACCAGCCCGACGGGAGGCTTGACGACCTACAACTACGGTCCGACGACGGGTCAGGTCTCGGTGGTGGAGACTCCGGACGGGGTCGTCGAGTCATTGACGTACGACGCCAACGGTTATCTCGCTTCCTCGAGGAAGCAGTTAGGCGTTGCGACGAGCTGGACCTACGACCGCTTCGGTCTCGTACAGACAGAAACGGACGCACTGGGAAAGGTCAAGACGTTCGAGTACGACCAGTGGCTCAACCTCACAAAGGTGACGGACGCACTCGGCAACGTTTGGACGTTCGTCTACACGGACGGTGTCACTTCCGCTAGCGCGCGACGCCTTTTCGCCTCCGTCGATCCCTTAGACAACAGGACGACGAACAGCTATACGGCAGAGGGGCTCCTTCAAACGACGAAGGATCCCAGAGGACTGGTGACGACCTTCGCCTACGACGCGTTCGGCAACCTTGCGAGCGTCACGTACCGCGACGGTGGGGTGGTGACGAATTCCTACGACACGCTCGGCCGCCTGACTATGCAGGCTGACCAACTGAACCGTGTGACCACCTTCGCCTACGACGCAGCCGATAACTTGGTCGGGCGCACCGGGCCCTACGACGGAGCGGGGTCACCCGGCGCGGCGACACCGGTCTGGACGTACGTCTTCGACCAGTGCCTGATGACCGCCGAAGTCGACCCATTGGGGAACAGGACATCGTATACGTTCGGGAGGTACTCCAACAAGACGACGGTCAAAGACGCGCTTGGAAACGTTACCAGTTTCGGTTTCGACCCTATGGGGTACGTTGTCAGCGTTACCGACGCGCTCCTCAACGTCACGACGTACGAATATGACATCGCGAAGCGGCTCACGACGCTGACCGATCAACTAGAGTTCACGACCACGTACGCGTACGACCTTGCAGGCCGTCAGACGACCGTCACCGATGCCCGAGGCCATTCGGTCTACACGCAGTTCGACGGCCGCAACAACGTCACGACCGTCACAGACGCGCTCGGCAAGAAGACCACGTTCGGCTATGACGACCTCGGAAGACAGGTCCAGGTGACGGATCCGCTCGGTAACGTGTCATCGACCGTGTTCGATGCCGCAGGAAGGGTCAAAGCGTCTGTCGACCCCATGGGTGGCCGCACCACGTATTCCTTCGACAAAGCGGGGAACGTGGTGACAGTGATTGACGCGAACCAGAAGGTCACCACGAATACGTTTTCGGGCACTTCTAACCGTTTGGTGTCCGTGACCGACGCCAATGGGAACACGACGGGCTACCAATACGACCTTGCCGGTCAGCAAACGACGATCATCGATCCTGCCGGCGGGACGATCGTGACCTCGTACACGGTCGAGGGATGGCGCCGCTCCATTCAGAACGAGATCGGGAAGGCGACGACGACCTCATACGATAAGAAGGGCCGCCCCGTGACCGTCATCAACGCCCGGTCGAGGATCAAGACCATCACGTACGACGCCCTTGACCGCGTCGTTAGCCTTCAGTACCAGAGCGGAGACGTCGCTACGATGGCCTACGATGTGCTTGGCAGGCGGACAACGCTTCAGGATTGGGTCGGCGTGACGACATACGTCTTCTCCAAGCGCGGAGAACTGACCGACGAGACGCAAGTGGGGAACAGGATCCAGCGGATGTTCGACGCCGTCGGAAACCGGACGACGCTCATCGATCCGGACGGCGGGTCGTTCGCCTACGCGTACGACGCGAACGACCGTCTTGTCAGCCTCACAGACCCAGGTGCCGGTACGACGACGATCGCGTACGACGACGCGGGCAGCCGGATCGGCATGAAACTTCCCAACGGATCCAGGCGACAGTACCAGTACGACAAGTCCGGCCGGTTGACGACCCAAGTGGAGCTCGACGCTGGCGGGACACCGATCATGACGATGGTGGACTCGTACGACAACGTCGGCAACCGCACCAGGCGGGACAAGGACTCGGTCGTCACATCGTGGTCCTACGACGACGGTTACCGCCTCACTGGCCAGCAAACGAACGGCGCTTGGGCGACCTTCGCTTACGACACTCGGGGCAACATCAAAGTCAAGCACCATCAAGGTACGAACCCGATGAGTTTCACGCTCGATGCGGCCAACCGCCTCGTGACGATGCTGCAGGGAACGACCAAGACCACGTACGCATACGACGACAACGGCAATCTGGTGCACGAAAACGCCCCGTTCAACGCGTATTCGTTCGTTTACGACGATGAAGACAGGTTGCTCGTGGAAAACTCCTTAAGCGCATCGCCGAGCCTGTCGACCTACGCTTACAATGCGGACGGGCTCCGACAGACGGCGGTTCCTGCAGCGGTCTCGCCAGTCAAAACGACGTTCGTCTGGGACGGGACCGACTATCTCGGTGAGTATTGA